The following proteins come from a genomic window of Geothrix edaphica:
- a CDS encoding HNH endonuclease has product MANAVLTTSVGSIYDDLPEFRYHFPRTYLNQVQAAVGDWVVYYEPRRSHGGGRQAYFAMARVLRVEPDPNLRDHFYAYMDGYLEFEQPVGFQGAGRYWESTLQKSDGTTNRGAFGRAVRLLPEAEFEAIVQAGYQRNLEPWEAMDVALAQGVAEETFAYDARPMVEQWVTRPFREEAFRRKVREAYKNTCAFSGLCLVNGGGRPEVQAAHIRPVASSGPDSVRNGLALTGTLHWLFDRGLLAVGEDLEILVSPQGVPDGLSRLLRPDRRLVVPDAPDSRPHAVFLAWHRENVFKG; this is encoded by the coding sequence ATGGCCAATGCGGTGCTGACGACTTCGGTCGGATCGATCTATGACGATCTCCCCGAGTTCCGCTATCACTTCCCCAGGACCTACCTGAACCAGGTACAGGCTGCGGTGGGTGACTGGGTGGTGTATTACGAGCCGAGGCGCAGCCATGGTGGTGGCCGTCAGGCCTATTTCGCGATGGCACGTGTGCTTCGGGTGGAACCAGATCCAAATCTTCGAGACCATTTCTACGCGTACATGGATGGCTATCTGGAATTCGAACAGCCTGTCGGCTTCCAGGGAGCGGGGAGATACTGGGAATCCACACTCCAGAAATCGGACGGAACCACGAATAGAGGGGCTTTTGGGCGGGCGGTCCGGCTGCTGCCGGAGGCCGAATTCGAGGCCATTGTTCAGGCGGGCTATCAGCGGAACCTCGAACCTTGGGAGGCTATGGATGTGGCTCTGGCCCAAGGCGTTGCTGAAGAGACTTTCGCCTATGACGCACGTCCGATGGTCGAACAATGGGTGACGCGGCCTTTTCGTGAGGAGGCCTTCCGCCGCAAAGTTCGTGAAGCCTACAAGAACACATGCGCTTTTTCAGGGTTGTGCCTCGTCAACGGCGGCGGCCGGCCAGAAGTCCAGGCCGCGCACATCCGTCCTGTGGCCTCCAGTGGGCCTGATTCTGTGCGCAACGGCCTGGCGCTGACGGGCACCCTTCATTGGCTTTTCGATCGGGGGTTGCTGGCTGTGGGGGAGGACCTTGAAATCCTGGTTTCGCCCCAAGGCGTTCCCGATGGTCTCAGTCGGCTGTTGCGACCCGACCGGCGCCTGGTTGTTCCCGACGCTCCAGACTCACGCCCCCACGCGGTATTTCTCGCCTGGCATCGGGAGAATGTATTTAAGGGTTGA
- a CDS encoding adenylosuccinate synthase: MSLVRTNLAILGLQWGDEGKGKVVDLLSPHFHQVVRFQGGNNAGHTVVVDGQSIALHQVPSGALHPGCFLVVGNGVVLNLEVFQQELDRLKTRGFDLTGRLMLSDRAHIILPHHIALDLWREGGANKIGTTGRGIGPAYEMKAGRMGVRLGDLLHPDTLAERIGHGYEEVRLRLGAGAADLPTLDAIVEGLLRTAKPLLPFIGDTQSHLVTAWERGDRILFEGAQAALLDIDHGTYPFVTSSNCSLGGLFTGTGLSPKALDKILGIAKAYTTRVGSGPFPAEMHDATGERLRQVGKEFGTTTGRPRRCGWFDAPITAHACRTNGVDGLAIMKLDVLDGLDEVGLIVGYRTGEGTVTTKLPSCAADWKELKPEVKYFKGWASTRGITRHGELPAEAHAYLEALVESVEVPIAYLSTGPDRQEGCVYPGTFLEPLLA; this comes from the coding sequence ATGAGCCTGGTTAGGACCAATCTGGCGATCCTGGGGCTCCAGTGGGGGGACGAGGGCAAGGGCAAGGTCGTGGACCTCCTCAGCCCGCACTTCCATCAGGTGGTGCGTTTCCAGGGCGGCAACAACGCCGGCCACACCGTCGTGGTCGACGGCCAGAGCATCGCACTGCATCAGGTGCCCAGCGGCGCCCTCCATCCCGGCTGCTTCCTGGTGGTGGGCAACGGCGTCGTCCTCAACCTCGAGGTCTTCCAGCAGGAGCTGGATCGCCTGAAAACCCGCGGTTTCGACCTGACCGGCCGGCTGATGCTGTCCGACCGGGCCCACATCATCCTGCCCCACCACATCGCGCTCGACCTCTGGCGCGAGGGGGGCGCCAACAAGATCGGCACCACGGGCCGCGGCATCGGCCCCGCCTACGAGATGAAGGCCGGCCGCATGGGCGTACGCCTGGGCGACCTGCTCCATCCCGACACCCTGGCCGAGCGCATCGGCCACGGCTACGAGGAGGTCCGCCTGCGCCTGGGCGCCGGGGCCGCCGACCTGCCCACCCTGGATGCCATCGTCGAAGGCCTGCTCCGCACGGCCAAGCCGCTCCTGCCCTTCATCGGCGACACCCAGAGCCATCTCGTGACCGCCTGGGAGCGCGGCGACCGCATCCTCTTCGAGGGCGCCCAGGCCGCCCTGCTCGACATCGACCACGGCACCTACCCCTTCGTCACCTCCAGCAACTGCAGCCTGGGCGGCCTCTTCACCGGCACCGGCCTGTCCCCCAAGGCCCTCGACAAGATCCTCGGCATCGCCAAGGCCTACACCACCCGCGTCGGCTCCGGCCCCTTCCCCGCCGAGATGCACGACGCCACCGGCGAGCGCCTGCGCCAGGTGGGCAAGGAGTTCGGCACCACCACCGGCCGGCCCCGCCGCTGCGGCTGGTTCGACGCCCCCATCACCGCCCACGCCTGCCGCACCAACGGCGTGGATGGCCTGGCCATCATGAAGCTGGACGTCCTGGACGGCCTGGACGAGGTGGGCCTCATCGTGGGCTACCGCACCGGCGAAGGCACCGTCACCACCAAGCTCCCCAGCTGCGCCGCCGACTGGAAGGAGCTGAAGCCCGAGGTGAAGTACTTCAAGGGCTGGGCCAGCACCCGGGGCATCACCAGGCACGGCGAGCTTCCCGCCGAGGCCCACGCCTACCTCGAGGCCCTGGTCGAGAGCGTCGAAGTGCCCATCGCCTACCTCAGCACCGGCCCCGATCGCCAGGAGGGCTGCGTCTATCCCGGGACCTTCCTGGAGCCGCTGCTGGCTTGA
- a CDS encoding ATP-dependent Clp protease ATP-binding subunit, translating to MFEKFTEKARRVMFFARYEASQFGAESIQSGHLLLGLLRESEKTSTQLLERMGVQVSALRERLVAALTPKDKKITPSSTSIDIPMEEEVKRILQHATAESAKLNHKHVGAEHLLLGMLREEGCLAGRLLTEAGADLIAAKEILLESSKEEKIAKKKKEHPLLSEFARNLSEMAERGIFDNLIGRESEVERIIQILSRRRKNNPILLGEAGVGKTAIVEGLAQKIYEGVVPPSLADKRIYALDLSLVVAGTKYRGQFEERLKSIIAEASKDPSVVLFIDEIHSLIGTGAAEGSLDAANILKPALSRGEIQCIGATTHKEYAKYIDKDRSLVRRFQPVTVNPPDEAESLRIIEGIRSRYELFHRVRYAAKTMEASVYLSNRYITDRFLPDKAIDLLDEAGARVKLRVGPGGSDTEGQSHEEELHRVINEMNEAVLSRDFEKAVLLRQRELQLRDELQKDRGELTDEDYARFPEVTERDIEDVVASWTGIPVTALKGDEKANLVNMEPRINERVIGQPEAVSAVVRAVRRARTGLKNPNRPMGSFLFLGPTGVGKTELAKTLAAFLFGDVKKMIRFDMSEYMEKHEVSKLLGAPPGYVGYEEGGMLTDRIRRNPYCVLLFDEIEKAHPDLINILLSIFDDGQASDAFGNLVDFKNTIIIMTSNVGSRELLAEKGLGFVEQDARPDAKSSDAMKVLKRTFPPEFLNRIDEIVVFNRLGDEELRKIVRLLVEDLNVTLLKHKLSVSLTDAACDWLVKTTLRDRAYGARPLRRAIQKQVEDPLAELMVGQDTVPSGLVKFDLVDEKLVPTLSDSGDVAAGQETHLVGAPE from the coding sequence GTGTTCGAAAAATTCACCGAAAAAGCGCGCCGTGTGATGTTCTTCGCCCGCTATGAGGCGAGCCAGTTCGGTGCCGAGAGCATCCAGAGCGGCCACCTCCTGCTGGGGCTGCTCCGGGAGTCGGAAAAGACCAGCACCCAGCTGCTCGAGCGCATGGGCGTGCAGGTGAGCGCCCTGCGGGAGCGCCTGGTGGCGGCCCTGACCCCCAAGGACAAGAAGATCACCCCCAGCAGCACCAGCATCGACATCCCCATGGAGGAGGAGGTCAAGCGCATCCTCCAGCACGCCACGGCGGAGAGCGCCAAGCTCAACCACAAGCACGTGGGGGCCGAGCACCTGCTGCTGGGCATGCTGCGGGAGGAGGGCTGCCTGGCCGGGCGGCTCCTGACAGAGGCGGGTGCCGACCTGATCGCCGCCAAGGAGATCCTGCTGGAGAGCAGCAAGGAAGAGAAGATCGCGAAGAAGAAGAAGGAGCACCCGCTCCTCTCCGAGTTCGCCCGCAACCTGTCGGAGATGGCCGAGCGCGGCATCTTCGACAACCTCATCGGCCGCGAGTCGGAGGTCGAGCGCATCATCCAGATCCTCAGCCGGCGCCGGAAGAACAACCCGATCCTGCTGGGCGAGGCGGGCGTGGGCAAGACGGCCATCGTGGAGGGCCTGGCCCAGAAGATCTACGAAGGCGTGGTGCCTCCCAGCCTGGCGGACAAGCGCATCTACGCGCTGGACCTCAGCCTGGTGGTGGCCGGCACCAAGTACCGCGGCCAGTTCGAGGAGCGGCTGAAGTCCATCATCGCCGAGGCCAGCAAGGATCCCAGCGTGGTGCTCTTCATTGACGAGATCCACAGCCTCATCGGCACGGGCGCCGCGGAGGGCAGCCTGGACGCCGCGAACATCCTCAAGCCGGCCCTCAGCCGGGGCGAGATCCAGTGCATCGGCGCCACCACGCACAAGGAATACGCCAAGTACATCGACAAGGACCGCAGCCTGGTGCGGCGCTTCCAGCCGGTGACGGTGAACCCCCCGGACGAGGCGGAGAGCCTGCGCATCATCGAGGGCATCCGCAGCCGCTACGAGCTGTTCCACCGGGTGCGCTACGCCGCCAAGACCATGGAGGCCTCGGTCTACCTGTCCAACCGCTACATCACGGACCGCTTCCTGCCCGACAAGGCCATCGACCTGCTGGACGAGGCCGGGGCGCGGGTGAAGCTGCGGGTGGGGCCCGGCGGCTCGGACACCGAGGGCCAGTCCCACGAGGAGGAGCTGCACCGGGTCATCAACGAGATGAACGAGGCGGTCCTCAGTCGCGATTTTGAAAAGGCCGTCCTGCTCCGGCAGCGGGAGCTGCAGCTCCGCGACGAGCTCCAGAAGGATCGCGGCGAGCTGACGGACGAGGACTATGCCCGCTTCCCCGAGGTGACCGAGCGGGACATCGAGGACGTGGTGGCCAGCTGGACCGGCATTCCCGTGACGGCCCTCAAGGGCGACGAGAAGGCCAACCTGGTGAACATGGAGCCCCGCATCAACGAGCGGGTCATCGGCCAGCCCGAGGCGGTGAGCGCCGTGGTGCGCGCCGTGCGCCGGGCCCGCACGGGCCTCAAGAACCCGAACCGGCCCATGGGCTCGTTCCTCTTCCTGGGCCCCACGGGCGTGGGCAAGACGGAGCTGGCCAAGACCCTGGCGGCCTTCCTCTTCGGCGACGTCAAGAAGATGATCCGCTTCGACATGTCCGAATACATGGAGAAGCACGAGGTCTCCAAGCTGCTCGGGGCCCCTCCGGGGTACGTGGGCTACGAGGAGGGCGGCATGCTCACGGACCGCATCCGGCGGAACCCGTACTGCGTCCTGCTCTTCGACGAGATCGAGAAGGCCCACCCTGACCTGATCAACATCCTGCTGTCGATCTTTGACGACGGTCAGGCTTCGGACGCTTTCGGGAACCTGGTGGACTTCAAGAACACCATCATCATCATGACGTCCAATGTGGGCAGCCGGGAGCTGCTGGCGGAGAAGGGGCTCGGCTTCGTCGAGCAGGACGCCCGTCCCGACGCGAAGTCCAGCGACGCCATGAAGGTCCTCAAGCGGACCTTCCCGCCCGAGTTCCTCAACCGCATCGACGAGATCGTGGTGTTCAACCGCCTGGGCGACGAGGAGCTGCGCAAGATCGTCCGCCTGCTGGTGGAGGACCTCAACGTCACCCTCCTGAAGCACAAGCTCTCCGTGTCCCTCACGGATGCCGCCTGCGATTGGCTGGTGAAGACCACCCTGCGGGACCGCGCCTACGGCGCCCGGCCGCTGCGGCGGGCCATCCAGAAGCAGGTGGAGGATCCCCTCGCCGAGCTCATGGTGGGCCAGGACACGGTGCCCTCGGGTCTCGTGAAGTTCGATCTGGTGGACGAGAAGCTGGTCCCCACCCTGTCTGATTCCGGAGACGTGGCCGCTGGCCAGGAAACCCATCTGGTCGGAGCGCCTGAATGA
- the bamA gene encoding outer membrane protein assembly factor BamA, producing the protein MTQRNMVWNRVQPRWWKGVLPLTLVVLAAGFALPLAAQDIEPIVKIEVVGAQKQTAETVIFKSGVHVGDDLRNVDLSGVMSRLWASGGFDDIKLELEDAPGGKKLVIRIKERPLIKEIDYRGGTEVGITNIKDKVKEKKLTINPDTIYDPEAARKIKNLIVDQAGEKGFRNPVVDITLEPMGPGVARLVFEVKEGGKAKIYKVEFRGNKVFSSSQLRSVMKKTRNHWMFSWLTTHDLLVDKNLEEDLENLKKAYWKLGYKDVFVGKPVIEVEDRTTAKQKKKNEKRIKEAKSPKYDLRATLTIPVLEGQQYFEGTFKAEGGKLFRETYYPMKYAEVKRDNHSILKKFFNIRPSLETPKAGAKPVPFDLDAVNQTVDKIKEAYSNQAYIMFRAEKKFEIREEDGVKKVDTTLKLDEGEPYTVRRIEFEGNLTTKDKVLRRSMMLKEGDPFRMDIFKDSLLGISQLSFFDVKTSEPKVDLVPDKPQVDVVVRGEEAGVNELLFQGGYGSLFGFSLGVSFSTRNLGGGGETLSMSYNGGKFSKNVSVGFTEPFVFDLPYSFSTSVSNGSADYDASRVGVANAYKQFTRSLGLSVGARLSNWFPNQPWAFFTTYSTGYSFRLIRIEGGRNYYFRDLSNQLTSTFSQSLAYSTVNHQFKPTQGTRVSFGLEYGGWQFGGDKPFLRATWDFAKFTNLAERHIFAMNLSYGYLQNMGREELPLYDLYRPGGENSIRGYRYGQVGSVLLDNNGQPVVVGGNKQFIANLEYQFMIADQFRLVFFYDAGNAWGSGTKVFSRDMVPYKDAANNQYSYKSPSLVRSMGLEFRFFLPISPAPLRLIWSRKLNPYPFDLEGQNDFQFSIGTTF; encoded by the coding sequence ATGACGCAGCGGAACATGGTTTGGAACCGGGTCCAGCCCCGGTGGTGGAAGGGCGTGCTGCCCCTGACCCTCGTAGTCCTGGCGGCGGGCTTCGCACTTCCGCTGGCGGCGCAGGACATCGAGCCCATCGTCAAGATCGAGGTGGTGGGGGCCCAGAAGCAGACGGCCGAGACGGTGATCTTCAAGTCGGGTGTGCATGTGGGCGACGATCTCCGGAACGTCGATCTCAGCGGCGTGATGAGCAGGCTCTGGGCCAGCGGCGGCTTCGATGACATCAAGCTGGAGCTCGAGGATGCCCCGGGCGGCAAGAAGCTGGTCATCCGCATCAAGGAGCGGCCCCTCATCAAGGAGATCGACTACCGCGGCGGCACCGAGGTGGGCATCACCAACATCAAGGACAAGGTGAAGGAGAAGAAGCTCACCATCAACCCGGACACGATCTACGATCCCGAGGCGGCCCGGAAGATCAAGAACCTGATCGTGGACCAGGCCGGCGAGAAGGGCTTCCGGAACCCGGTGGTGGACATCACGCTCGAGCCCATGGGCCCCGGCGTGGCGCGCCTGGTCTTCGAGGTGAAGGAAGGCGGCAAGGCGAAGATCTACAAGGTCGAGTTCCGGGGCAATAAGGTGTTTTCCAGCTCCCAGCTGCGCAGCGTCATGAAGAAGACGCGCAACCACTGGATGTTCAGCTGGCTCACCACCCACGACCTGCTGGTGGACAAGAACCTGGAAGAGGATCTGGAGAACCTCAAGAAGGCCTACTGGAAGCTGGGCTACAAGGATGTCTTCGTGGGCAAGCCGGTCATCGAGGTGGAGGACCGGACCACGGCCAAGCAGAAGAAGAAGAACGAGAAGCGCATCAAGGAGGCGAAGTCGCCCAAGTACGACCTCCGCGCCACCCTCACCATCCCCGTGCTCGAGGGGCAGCAGTACTTCGAGGGCACCTTCAAGGCCGAGGGCGGCAAGCTCTTCCGCGAGACCTACTACCCGATGAAGTACGCGGAGGTGAAGCGGGACAACCACTCCATCCTCAAGAAGTTCTTCAACATCCGGCCCTCCCTGGAGACCCCCAAGGCCGGCGCCAAGCCCGTGCCCTTCGACCTGGATGCGGTGAACCAGACCGTGGACAAGATCAAGGAGGCCTACAGCAACCAGGCCTACATCATGTTCCGCGCGGAGAAGAAGTTCGAGATCCGCGAAGAGGACGGCGTCAAGAAGGTGGACACCACCCTGAAGCTGGACGAGGGCGAGCCCTACACGGTCCGCCGCATCGAGTTCGAGGGCAACCTCACCACCAAGGACAAGGTGCTGCGCCGCAGCATGATGCTGAAGGAGGGCGACCCCTTCCGCATGGATATCTTCAAGGACTCCCTGCTGGGCATCAGCCAGCTGAGCTTCTTCGACGTGAAGACTTCCGAACCCAAGGTGGACCTGGTGCCGGATAAGCCCCAGGTGGATGTGGTGGTGCGCGGTGAGGAGGCCGGCGTCAACGAGCTGCTCTTCCAGGGTGGCTACGGCTCGCTGTTCGGTTTCTCCCTGGGCGTGAGCTTCTCCACTCGCAACCTCGGCGGCGGCGGCGAGACCCTGTCCATGAGCTACAACGGCGGCAAGTTCTCCAAGAACGTCTCCGTGGGGTTCACCGAGCCCTTCGTGTTCGACCTGCCCTACTCCTTCTCCACCTCCGTCTCGAACGGATCGGCAGACTACGACGCCTCCCGCGTAGGTGTTGCGAACGCCTACAAGCAGTTCACCCGCAGCCTCGGCCTGTCCGTGGGCGCGCGCCTGAGCAACTGGTTCCCCAACCAGCCCTGGGCCTTCTTCACCACCTATTCCACGGGCTACAGCTTCCGCCTGATCCGCATCGAGGGCGGCCGCAACTACTACTTCCGGGACCTGAGCAATCAGCTCACCTCCACCTTCAGTCAGAGCCTGGCTTACAGCACCGTGAACCACCAGTTCAAGCCCACCCAGGGCACCCGGGTGTCCTTCGGCCTGGAGTACGGCGGCTGGCAGTTCGGCGGCGACAAGCCCTTCCTGAGGGCCACCTGGGACTTCGCCAAGTTCACCAATCTGGCGGAGCGGCACATCTTCGCCATGAACCTCAGCTACGGCTACCTCCAGAACATGGGCCGCGAGGAGCTGCCGCTCTACGACCTCTACCGGCCCGGCGGCGAGAACAGCATCCGCGGCTATCGCTATGGCCAGGTGGGCTCCGTGCTCCTGGACAACAACGGCCAGCCGGTTGTGGTGGGGGGCAACAAGCAGTTCATCGCCAACCTGGAGTACCAATTCATGATTGCCGACCAATTCCGGCTCGTATTCTTCTACGACGCGGGTAACGCGTGGGGCAGCGGCACCAAGGTCTTCAGCCGCGACATGGTCCCCTACAAGGACGCCGCAAATAACCAGTATTCTTACAAGAGCCCGTCCCTCGTAAGGTCCATGGGCCTGGAGTTCCGGTTCTTCCTGCCCATCAGCCCGGCCCCCCTGCGCCTGATCTGGTCGCGGAAGCTGAACCCCTATCCCTTCGACTTGGAGGGGCAGAACGACTTCCAGTTCTCCATCGGCACCACTTTCTGA
- a CDS encoding OmpH family outer membrane protein, with protein MRLLAPSLAALCLSAALAVPAAAQEAPRFAFFSINQLVRSSKKAGAIFSELEITGKNLQEKLQAKGQELQTLQQQLNSPSIDPEKKEALAKKFRDLEFEAKKMQEDSQAEYQRVEKKVGEAITKLAGPIVEQLAKEQKLQMVFSDQSVQILSWADAEWMKGFTAEVAKRLDASEGAAAPAPKPAAPKPAPKK; from the coding sequence ATGCGTCTGCTTGCCCCGTCCCTGGCCGCCCTCTGCCTGTCCGCCGCCCTCGCCGTGCCCGCCGCGGCCCAGGAGGCGCCCCGCTTCGCCTTCTTCAGCATCAACCAGCTGGTCCGCAGCTCCAAGAAGGCCGGCGCCATCTTCTCCGAGCTGGAGATCACCGGCAAGAACCTGCAGGAGAAGCTCCAGGCCAAGGGCCAGGAACTGCAGACCCTGCAGCAGCAGCTGAACTCCCCCAGCATCGACCCCGAGAAGAAGGAGGCCCTGGCCAAGAAGTTCCGGGACCTGGAGTTCGAGGCCAAGAAGATGCAGGAGGACAGCCAGGCCGAGTACCAGCGCGTGGAGAAGAAGGTCGGCGAGGCCATCACCAAGCTGGCCGGCCCCATCGTCGAACAGCTGGCCAAGGAGCAGAAGCTCCAGATGGTCTTCTCCGATCAGTCCGTGCAGATCCTCTCCTGGGCCGACGCGGAGTGGATGAAGGGCTTCACCGCCGAAGTGGCCAAGCGCCTGGACGCCAGCGAGGGCGCTGCCGCTCCCGCGCCCAAACCCGCCGCGCCCAAGCCCGCCCCCAAGAAGTAG
- a CDS encoding spinster family MFS transporter: MTAARRLLLLLTGINLVNYLDRYVIAAILDPLGKELRLSDAQLGRLTLVFLLVYMCAAPLFGYLADRLHRPRLVAAGVALWSLATMGAALVHSYPALLVTRSLVGVGEAAYATLGPAMLADGFAESDRAKSFTWFYLAIPVGSALGYGLGGLVAGAWGWRASFLVAGLPGLALALWMAFQVDPERGAMDGVRDLGVGESFRTRLGHIFLNRVWLACTASYVAYTFAMGALSLWGPTLLQRRFDVSTARAGLAFGGLAAVTGLVGTFLGGWLTDRWQKRRPDAGAWISGISLLAAAPVVVWALGARSLGAVYLAFFLGMLLLFVNTSPVNAMTVSSLPASVRATGVGLNVFLIHLMGDAISPELVGRRADALHAAGLSGGDALARALVLVLPAIVLSGAALWWARHQPAQD, from the coding sequence ATGACCGCCGCGCGACGGCTGCTCCTGCTACTCACCGGGATCAACCTGGTGAACTACCTGGATCGGTACGTCATCGCGGCGATCCTCGATCCGCTGGGGAAGGAGCTCCGCCTCTCGGACGCCCAGCTGGGGCGGCTGACCCTGGTGTTCCTCCTGGTCTACATGTGCGCGGCGCCCCTCTTCGGGTATCTGGCGGACCGCCTCCACCGTCCCCGGCTGGTGGCGGCGGGCGTGGCTCTGTGGAGCCTGGCCACGATGGGCGCGGCCCTCGTCCACAGCTATCCGGCCCTGCTGGTGACCCGGTCCCTGGTGGGCGTGGGGGAGGCCGCCTACGCGACCCTCGGCCCCGCCATGCTGGCGGACGGGTTCGCGGAATCGGACCGGGCGAAGTCCTTCACCTGGTTCTACCTGGCCATTCCCGTCGGCAGCGCCCTGGGGTACGGCCTGGGCGGCCTGGTGGCCGGGGCCTGGGGCTGGCGGGCCTCCTTCCTGGTGGCGGGCCTCCCGGGGCTGGCCCTGGCCCTCTGGATGGCCTTCCAGGTGGACCCGGAGCGCGGGGCGATGGACGGCGTCCGCGACCTGGGCGTGGGCGAGTCCTTCCGGACGCGGCTGGGGCACATCTTCCTCAACCGGGTCTGGCTGGCCTGCACCGCCAGCTACGTCGCCTACACCTTCGCCATGGGGGCGCTCAGCCTGTGGGGGCCCACCCTCCTGCAGCGCCGCTTCGACGTGAGCACGGCCCGGGCGGGGCTGGCCTTCGGCGGCCTGGCGGCAGTCACGGGCCTCGTCGGAACGTTCCTGGGCGGGTGGCTCACGGACCGGTGGCAGAAGCGCAGGCCGGATGCCGGTGCCTGGATCTCCGGGATCTCCCTGCTGGCCGCCGCCCCGGTGGTGGTCTGGGCGCTCGGCGCCCGCAGCCTGGGCGCGGTCTATCTGGCCTTCTTCCTGGGCATGCTCCTGCTCTTCGTGAACACCAGCCCGGTGAACGCCATGACGGTCAGCTCGCTGCCCGCTTCGGTGCGCGCCACGGGGGTCGGGCTGAATGTCTTCCTGATCCACCTGATGGGGGACGCCATCAGCCCGGAGCTGGTGGGTCGCCGGGCGGATGCGCTCCACGCGGCGGGGCTGTCGGGCGGGGACGCCCTGGCCCGGGCCCTGGTCCTGGTGCTGCCGGCCATCGTCCTCAGCGGCGCGGCCCTCTGGTGGGCCCGGCACCAGCCGGCGCAGGACTGA
- a CDS encoding 1-acyl-sn-glycerol-3-phosphate acyltransferase, giving the protein MAGSKVARLLGRIWFRALRREGPPLPPGPCLILLNHPNGLLDPLAAAALLDRRAGWLAKATLWKLAPLRPFLAAFRAIPVTRPKDGGATPESIQQCFRKVHEVLARGGSVAMFPEGVSHSEADLAPLKTGAARMALSSPVPLSLVPAGLVYGDRATFRHSALLRLGEPVPWEDLAAQGAEPEAVAELTVRIRAALQPLTLHDAEARVLALAQDVAWLLAEAPGSRVDLEALRRRVRALVPHLAALPGGERAALEARVREAQTWLRAKGLRPDQVGYPYPGAEIRHWLPGAALRLGLAVLLLPLALLFWPSYRLVDWAAGRFTDEGDQAATLKLLGGLLLHPLWAVLLAVLSGLCWGWPAALVPPVALLLALLGLPVLERAREDLQAIRGFLRRRDPAVPDLLEARKQLLAAFPELGQ; this is encoded by the coding sequence ATGGCCGGCAGCAAGGTCGCCCGCCTGCTGGGCCGGATCTGGTTTCGCGCCCTGCGGCGGGAAGGTCCGCCCCTGCCGCCGGGGCCCTGCCTGATCCTGCTGAACCATCCGAACGGCCTGCTGGATCCCCTCGCGGCCGCGGCCCTGCTGGACCGGCGCGCCGGCTGGCTCGCCAAGGCCACGCTCTGGAAGCTCGCCCCCCTCCGCCCCTTCCTGGCGGCCTTCCGGGCCATCCCCGTGACCCGGCCCAAGGACGGCGGCGCCACGCCGGAGTCCATCCAGCAGTGCTTCCGGAAGGTCCACGAGGTGCTGGCCCGGGGCGGGTCCGTGGCCATGTTCCCCGAGGGCGTGAGCCACTCGGAGGCGGACCTGGCCCCCCTCAAGACCGGGGCCGCCCGAATGGCCCTCTCCAGCCCCGTGCCCCTGTCGCTGGTGCCGGCGGGCCTGGTCTACGGGGACCGGGCCACCTTCCGCCACAGCGCCCTCCTGCGGCTGGGCGAGCCGGTGCCCTGGGAGGACCTCGCCGCCCAGGGCGCGGAGCCCGAGGCCGTCGCCGAGCTGACGGTGCGCATCCGGGCGGCCCTGCAACCTCTCACTCTGCATGACGCCGAAGCGCGCGTGCTGGCCCTGGCCCAGGACGTGGCCTGGCTCCTGGCGGAGGCCCCTGGCAGCCGCGTGGACCTGGAGGCCCTGCGCCGCCGCGTGCGGGCCCTGGTGCCGCATCTCGCCGCGCTGCCCGGGGGGGAACGGGCGGCCCTGGAGGCCCGGGTGCGGGAGGCCCAGACCTGGCTCCGGGCCAAGGGTCTCCGGCCCGACCAGGTGGGCTATCCCTATCCGGGGGCGGAGATCCGCCACTGGCTGCCGGGCGCGGCCCTGCGCCTGGGGCTGGCGGTCCTGCTGCTGCCCCTGGCGTTGCTCTTCTGGCCCTCGTACCGCCTGGTGGACTGGGCGGCCGGGCGCTTCACCGATGAGGGCGACCAGGCCGCCACCCTGAAGCTGCTGGGTGGCCTGCTGCTGCATCCGCTCTGGGCCGTCCTCCTGGCGGTCCTCTCCGGCCTGTGCTGGGGTTGGCCCGCCGCCCTGGTCCCGCCCGTGGCCCTGCTCCTCGCGCTGCTGGGGCTGCCGGTGCTGGAACGGGCCAGGGAGGACCTCCAGGCCATCCGGGGGTTCCTGAGGCGCCGGGACCCGGCCGTGCCCGACCTGCTGGAGGCCCGGAAGCAGCTGCTGGCGGCGTTCCCGGAGCTGGGTCAGTAG